The following coding sequences are from one Kosakonia sp. H02 window:
- a CDS encoding methyl-accepting chemotaxis protein, with the protein MKLNTPVTQKEHLLNEGSTLLSTTNTESHITYANSAFIDASGFTEAQLAGQAHNIIRHPDMPPAAFGDMWFTIQQGDSWTGIVKNRRLNGDHYWVRANVTPVYQQGQLTGYISVRNIPSREEVAASAELYQRVNENKVRGHRFYKGLVIRRGLFSFLSLFQRINVSKRINFGTIITAALLVALQFSPLNAAEKSAISIIILGLLSVFLQRQISQPLKIVLSQMQKVVSGRKAEFIHFNRVDEIGLLMRLVNQSGLNLNSLVGDVSAQINGIHTISGQISREGESLQKRTEETAADLHETAAAVEEIASAVKQTAETAAEAMSRADETSAAARESGNVMKETIAMMQAVSDDNSKIVDIIGVIDSIAFQTNILALNAAVEAARAGESGRGFAVVATEVRNLAQHSASAAREIQKLIEHNVANVKSGVGMVASTETHLTSMIDSVITMSAMIKEIGIATHEQTQALELINQSVSRIGTMTHNNTGMVEQVTDAAEDLSARAARLHRAVHVFGGS; encoded by the coding sequence ATGAAGCTTAACACGCCCGTTACACAAAAAGAGCATTTACTTAACGAAGGCTCGACATTATTGTCGACGACAAATACCGAAAGCCATATTACTTATGCCAATTCGGCATTTATTGACGCCAGCGGATTTACGGAAGCGCAGCTTGCCGGGCAAGCGCATAATATTATTCGCCACCCGGATATGCCACCTGCCGCCTTCGGTGATATGTGGTTCACCATTCAGCAGGGCGACAGCTGGACGGGCATTGTTAAAAACCGCCGCTTAAACGGCGATCACTACTGGGTTCGCGCTAACGTAACGCCGGTGTATCAACAAGGACAGCTCACCGGTTATATCTCGGTGCGTAATATTCCCTCGCGCGAAGAAGTCGCGGCCAGTGCCGAACTTTATCAACGTGTGAATGAAAATAAAGTGCGGGGCCACCGTTTTTATAAAGGGCTGGTGATCCGCCGGGGATTATTTTCATTTTTATCGTTATTTCAACGCATCAATGTTTCAAAGCGCATCAATTTCGGCACTATTATTACCGCTGCACTGTTAGTGGCATTACAGTTTTCGCCATTAAATGCCGCAGAAAAATCTGCTATCTCAATTATTATTTTAGGCCTGCTCTCTGTTTTTTTGCAGCGCCAGATTTCTCAGCCACTGAAAATTGTTTTGTCGCAAATGCAGAAAGTTGTCTCCGGGCGGAAAGCGGAATTTATCCACTTTAACCGCGTCGATGAAATTGGCTTGTTAATGCGGCTGGTTAATCAGTCCGGGCTGAATCTTAATTCGCTGGTCGGCGATGTTTCTGCGCAAATCAACGGCATTCATACCATCAGCGGGCAGATTTCCCGCGAGGGCGAATCCCTGCAAAAACGCACCGAGGAGACCGCAGCCGATCTGCATGAAACCGCAGCCGCAGTGGAAGAAATTGCCAGTGCGGTGAAGCAGACGGCGGAAACCGCAGCAGAAGCGATGAGCCGCGCGGATGAAACCAGTGCCGCTGCCCGGGAGAGCGGCAATGTCATGAAAGAGACCATCGCCATGATGCAGGCCGTTTCTGACGATAACAGCAAGATTGTCGATATTATTGGCGTCATTGACAGCATCGCTTTCCAGACCAATATCCTGGCGCTGAACGCGGCGGTGGAAGCGGCACGCGCGGGCGAATCGGGTCGCGGTTTTGCCGTCGTCGCCACCGAAGTGCGCAATCTTGCACAGCACTCCGCCTCGGCGGCACGTGAGATCCAGAAGCTTATCGAACACAACGTGGCAAACGTGAAAAGCGGTGTCGGAATGGTTGCCAGCACGGAAACGCACCTGACGTCGATGATCGACAGCGTGATCACGATGTCCGCGATGATAAAAGAGATTGGCATTGCGACCCATGAACAGACCCAGGCGCTGGAACTGATTAATCAGTCGGTGTCGCGTATTGGCACCATGACGCACAATAATACCGGCATGGTGGAACAGGTCACCGATGCAGCAGAAGATCTCTCGGCACGCGCCGCCCGTCTGCACCGCGCCGTGCATGTGTTTGGCGGTAGCTGA
- a CDS encoding ABC transporter permease subunit (The N-terminal region of this protein, as described by TIGR01726, is a three transmembrane segment that identifies a subfamily of ABC transporter permease subunits, which specificities that include histidine, arginine, glutamine, glutamate, L-cystine (sic), the opines (in Agrobacterium) octopine and nopaline, etc.), giving the protein MMKQTDNAGASAVFRFFGSKTVRGWSYQLLLALLLIGFSYWLYSNVVDNLRAQRIATGFGFLQQSAQFAIGETLIEYTPRDTYARAVLVGLLNTLYVTLCGIVLATVLGFMVGIGRVSKNWLLAKVCVTYVELLRNVPVILQVIFWSVVIRNLPSPRGAIELPGGFLTNRGLTFTVPAADSGWLWTLVALLVAFVLSALLSRLARRLRELHGKLLPVGRLRLALIIALPLLVWLVCGAPHALNHPELRGFNFKGGFTISPEFTALLLGIALYSSSFIAEIVRAGIQSVPKGQLEAARALSFSPWHVMRHVIIPQAMRVMVPPLASQYVSLAKNSSIAVVVGYPELANISNTLMNQTGQALEAIAIMMVVYLIISGTTSLLMNLFNRYVAIKER; this is encoded by the coding sequence ATGATGAAACAGACTGACAACGCCGGGGCCAGCGCCGTGTTCCGTTTCTTCGGCAGCAAAACCGTACGCGGCTGGAGCTACCAGCTTCTGCTGGCGCTCCTGCTGATTGGCTTTAGTTACTGGCTCTACAGCAATGTGGTGGACAACCTGCGCGCGCAGCGTATTGCCACCGGATTCGGCTTTTTACAGCAAAGCGCCCAGTTCGCCATTGGCGAAACGCTGATTGAGTACACCCCACGCGACACATACGCCCGCGCGGTGTTGGTCGGGCTGCTCAACACGCTGTATGTCACGCTGTGCGGCATTGTGCTGGCGACGGTGCTCGGTTTTATGGTCGGCATTGGCCGGGTGTCCAAAAACTGGCTGCTGGCAAAAGTATGCGTCACCTACGTCGAACTTCTGCGTAACGTACCGGTGATTTTGCAGGTGATTTTCTGGTCGGTCGTGATCCGTAACCTGCCCTCACCGCGCGGCGCGATTGAACTGCCGGGCGGCTTCTTAACCAACCGCGGGCTGACCTTTACCGTTCCGGCGGCCGACAGCGGCTGGCTGTGGACGCTGGTCGCCCTGCTCGTTGCTTTCGTGTTGAGCGCGCTGCTCTCCCGGCTGGCGCGTCGTTTACGCGAGCTGCACGGGAAACTGCTGCCGGTCGGTCGCCTTCGTCTGGCGTTGATCATCGCCCTGCCGTTGCTGGTATGGCTGGTTTGCGGTGCGCCTCATGCCCTCAATCACCCGGAACTGCGCGGGTTTAACTTCAAAGGCGGCTTTACCATCAGCCCTGAATTCACCGCGCTGTTGCTGGGCATTGCGCTCTACTCGTCGTCGTTTATTGCCGAGATCGTCCGCGCGGGCATTCAGTCGGTGCCGAAAGGTCAACTGGAAGCGGCGCGCGCCCTGTCATTCTCGCCATGGCATGTGATGCGCCATGTGATTATTCCGCAGGCGATGCGCGTCATGGTGCCGCCGCTGGCGAGCCAGTATGTCAGCCTGGCGAAGAACAGCTCGATAGCCGTGGTCGTGGGTTACCCGGAACTGGCGAATATCAGTAATACCCTGATGAACCAGACCGGCCAGGCGCTCGAAGCCATCGCCATTATGATGGTGGTGTACCTGATTATCAGCGGCACCACGTCGCTGCTGATGAACCTGTTTAACCGCTACGTCGCCATTAAAGAGCGCTAA
- a CDS encoding NAD-dependent malic enzyme translates to MNARHNKNRSLYIPYAGPVLLEFPLLNKGSAFSIEERSSFNLLGLLPEVVETIEEQAERAWLQYQGFKTDIDKHIYLRNIQDTNETLFYRLVENHLEEMMPVIYTPTVGWACERFSDIYRRARGVFISWQNRGNMDDILQNVSNHNIKVIVVTDGERILGLGDQGIGGMGIPIGKLSLYTSCGGISPAYTLPVVLDVGTNNQQLLNDPLYMGSRHPRITGEEYYAFVDEFIQAVKHRWPDVLLQFEDFAQKNAMPLLNRYRDEICSFNDDIQGTAAVTVGTLIAASRAAGSQLSNQKIVFLGAGSAGCGIAEQIIAQTQREGLTEAAARQKVYMVDRFGLLTDEMPNLLSFQTPLVQKRENLQGWDIGTQNEAISLLDVVRNVKPDILIGVSGQAGLFTEEIIREMHKHCPRPIVMPLSNPTSRVEATPQDIISWTNGMALVATGSPFAPVQWQDKTFPIAQCNNAYIFPGIGLGVISSGASRITDEMLMAASETLAEYSPLLLNGEGLVLPALKDIQPVSRAIAFAVGKMAQQQGVAVKTSAEALKQAIDDNFWEPKYRSYRRTSI, encoded by the coding sequence ATGAATGCCAGGCATAATAAAAACCGATCGTTATATATTCCTTACGCCGGCCCGGTGTTGCTGGAGTTTCCCCTGCTGAACAAAGGCAGCGCCTTTAGCATTGAAGAGCGCAGCAGTTTCAACCTGCTGGGTCTGTTGCCGGAAGTGGTTGAAACCATTGAAGAACAAGCCGAACGCGCCTGGTTACAGTATCAGGGCTTCAAAACCGATATTGATAAACACATCTATCTGCGCAATATCCAGGACACCAACGAAACCCTCTTCTACCGCCTGGTGGAAAACCATCTCGAAGAGATGATGCCGGTTATCTACACCCCTACCGTCGGCTGGGCGTGCGAGCGCTTCTCAGACATCTATCGCCGCGCCCGTGGGGTGTTTATCTCCTGGCAGAACCGCGGCAACATGGATGACATCCTGCAAAACGTCTCCAATCACAACATCAAAGTGATTGTCGTTACCGACGGTGAACGCATTCTTGGCCTCGGCGACCAGGGCATCGGCGGCATGGGGATTCCAATCGGCAAGCTCTCGCTTTACACCTCCTGCGGCGGTATCAGCCCGGCTTACACCCTGCCCGTGGTGCTGGACGTCGGCACCAATAATCAGCAGTTACTCAACGATCCGCTCTATATGGGCTCGCGCCATCCGCGCATTACCGGCGAAGAGTACTACGCCTTTGTTGATGAATTTATCCAGGCCGTGAAACATCGCTGGCCGGATGTGCTGTTGCAGTTTGAAGATTTCGCGCAGAAAAACGCCATGCCGTTGCTGAACCGCTATCGCGACGAGATCTGCTCCTTCAATGATGATATTCAGGGCACTGCGGCGGTCACCGTCGGCACGCTGATCGCCGCCAGCCGCGCGGCGGGTAGCCAGCTCAGCAACCAGAAAATTGTCTTCCTCGGCGCCGGTTCCGCCGGGTGCGGGATTGCCGAGCAGATTATCGCCCAGACCCAGCGCGAAGGGCTGACTGAAGCAGCGGCGCGCCAGAAAGTCTATATGGTGGATCGTTTCGGTCTGCTGACCGATGAAATGCCAAACCTGCTGTCGTTCCAGACGCCGCTGGTGCAAAAACGCGAAAACCTGCAAGGCTGGGATATCGGCACGCAAAACGAAGCCATCTCCCTGCTCGACGTGGTGCGTAACGTAAAACCGGACATTCTGATTGGCGTTTCCGGCCAGGCGGGTCTGTTTACGGAAGAGATCATCCGTGAAATGCACAAACACTGCCCACGCCCAATCGTGATGCCGCTGTCGAACCCGACCTCCCGCGTCGAAGCCACACCGCAGGACATCATTAGCTGGACCAATGGCATGGCGCTGGTCGCTACCGGCAGCCCGTTTGCGCCGGTGCAGTGGCAGGATAAAACCTTCCCGATTGCCCAGTGCAACAACGCTTACATCTTCCCCGGCATCGGCCTTGGGGTGATTTCGTCCGGCGCGTCACGCATTACCGATGAGATGCTGATGGCAGCAAGCGAAACGCTGGCGGAGTATTCGCCGCTGCTGCTCAATGGCGAAGGTCTGGTGTTGCCTGCGCTGAAAGATATTCAGCCCGTCTCGCGCGCCATTGCATTTGCGGTGGGCAAAATGGCGCAGCAGCAAGGCGTGGCGGTGAAAACCTCTGCCGAAGCGCTGAAACAGGCCATTGATGACAACTTCTGGGAGCCGAAATACCGCAGCTATCGTCGGACCTCGATTTAA
- a CDS encoding amino acid ABC transporter substrate-binding protein, with the protein MLKKTHLAASVLLLALGSLMMSAQAENAPTTSGDTLKKIKARGELVCGVHPARHGFAAINSKGQWEGLDVDFCRALAAAVFGDASKVRFTPLSTAQRFPAIQSGEVDVLSRNITASLTRDVSLGLNFAPPNFYTGTGFMVRANSGVKKVEDLDGATVCITPGSSTEQNVAQIFASRNMHYTPVVIENNKEYVAAYLAGRCDVIARDKVALPGIKTFDAEKPEDHIILPGIYSKEPLAMAVRKGDDQWYDIVKWVVYATFNAEEMNVNQSNVDQQVKSADPDVQGLLGVTGGFGQKLGLDDKWVYNIVKQVGNYGDIYNRHFGPQSAEPLDRDLNNQWNKGGLLYGLPIR; encoded by the coding sequence ATGCTGAAAAAAACTCACCTTGCCGCGTCAGTGTTGCTGCTGGCGCTGGGCAGCCTGATGATGTCCGCCCAGGCGGAAAATGCCCCGACCACCAGCGGCGACACGCTGAAGAAAATAAAAGCCCGCGGTGAGCTGGTGTGCGGTGTTCACCCTGCCCGTCACGGCTTTGCCGCCATTAACAGCAAAGGTCAGTGGGAAGGTCTGGATGTCGATTTTTGTCGCGCGCTGGCCGCTGCGGTATTTGGTGATGCGTCCAAAGTGCGCTTTACCCCGCTCTCCACCGCTCAGCGCTTCCCGGCTATTCAGTCCGGCGAAGTCGATGTGCTGTCGCGCAATATTACCGCTTCGTTAACCCGCGATGTGTCGCTGGGGCTGAACTTCGCGCCGCCAAATTTTTACACCGGTACCGGCTTTATGGTGCGCGCCAATAGCGGCGTGAAAAAGGTCGAGGATCTTGACGGCGCAACGGTCTGCATCACGCCGGGCAGCAGCACCGAGCAGAACGTGGCGCAGATCTTCGCGTCGCGCAATATGCACTACACCCCGGTGGTGATTGAGAACAATAAAGAGTATGTCGCGGCCTATCTGGCCGGGCGTTGCGATGTTATCGCCCGCGATAAAGTGGCGCTGCCGGGCATCAAGACCTTTGATGCAGAAAAACCGGAAGACCATATCATTCTGCCCGGTATCTATTCCAAAGAGCCGCTGGCGATGGCGGTGCGTAAAGGCGATGACCAGTGGTATGACATTGTGAAATGGGTGGTTTACGCCACCTTCAACGCCGAAGAGATGAACGTCAACCAGAGCAATGTTGACCAGCAAGTGAAATCCGCCGACCCGGATGTGCAGGGTCTGCTCGGAGTGACGGGCGGTTTCGGGCAGAAGCTCGGGCTGGATGACAAATGGGTGTACAACATTGTCAAACAGGTGGGTAACTATGGCGATATCTATAACCGCCACTTTGGCCCGCAAAGCGCTGAACCGCTGGATCGTGACCTGAATAATCAATGGAACAAAGGTGGCTTGCTGTACGGTCTGCCGATCCGTTGA
- a CDS encoding sulfite exporter TauE/SafE family protein: MNMSWIPPEISPLFAGVMVFCSFLTSALTAAMGLGGGTALLAIMGLGMPVSSLMPVHGMVQLGSNLSRTLIQRMYVVWPLVLWFLLGSAVGIALGAPVAALIPDSIARIALGLFILWSVLRKRGEQKPMSRPIFIIGGGLSSIGTMIVGATGPMVAGLISSQGLKRQPLIATHATCMVLQHGLKILAFGLMGFAWANWLPVLAAMIISGALGTWLGTRVLDNVPERLFRVLFRLTMILLSAQLLWQGVRGWLH, translated from the coding sequence ATGAACATGAGCTGGATCCCTCCAGAGATTTCCCCGTTGTTTGCCGGGGTGATGGTGTTTTGCAGTTTTTTGACCTCCGCGCTGACGGCGGCAATGGGGCTGGGCGGCGGCACAGCGCTGCTGGCAATTATGGGGCTAGGCATGCCGGTCAGCAGCCTGATGCCGGTTCACGGCATGGTGCAACTGGGGTCGAATCTGAGCCGCACGCTCATTCAGCGTATGTATGTAGTGTGGCCGCTGGTGCTGTGGTTTTTGCTCGGCAGCGCCGTGGGCATTGCTCTCGGCGCACCGGTTGCCGCTCTCATCCCGGACAGCATTGCGCGTATCGCGCTGGGGCTGTTTATTCTCTGGTCGGTACTGCGTAAACGCGGTGAGCAAAAACCCATGAGCCGCCCGATTTTTATTATCGGCGGCGGTCTTAGCAGTATCGGCACGATGATTGTTGGCGCGACCGGGCCAATGGTCGCCGGGCTTATCAGCTCGCAGGGGTTAAAACGCCAGCCGCTGATTGCGACACACGCTACCTGCATGGTGTTACAGCACGGATTGAAGATCCTCGCCTTCGGACTGATGGGTTTTGCCTGGGCGAACTGGTTACCGGTGCTGGCGGCGATGATTATCAGCGGTGCGCTCGGCACCTGGCTCGGTACGCGCGTGCTGGACAATGTGCCGGAGCGGCTGTTTCGCGTGCTGTTTCGCCTCACCATGATCCTGCTCAGCGCGCAACTGCTGTGGCAAGGCGTGCGCGGCTGGCTGCACTAA
- the sra gene encoding stationary-phase-induced ribosome-associated protein codes for MKSNRQARHIMGLDYKVSNTRKVVTKDNQEETVVAHRSGRHRRAG; via the coding sequence ATGAAATCGAACCGTCAGGCACGTCATATCATGGGACTGGATTACAAAGTGTCTAACACCCGTAAAGTGGTTACCAAAGACAACCAGGAAGAGACGGTGGTCGCTCACCGTTCCGGACGTCACCGCCGCGCAGGCTAA
- a CDS encoding amino acid ABC transporter ATP-binding protein → MQTTTAPDDAVIQLSHVSKWYGKFQVLDDVSLSVNKGERVVICGPSGSGKSTLIRCINRLEEHQKGQIVVNGIEMNDNVRNISRIRLSIGMLFQQFNLFPHLSVLDNLIIGPTLVRKMSRPQATELAMHYLEKVHIANQAHKFPLQLSGGQQQRVAIARALCMQPEIMLFDEPTSALDPEMIKEVLDVMLDLADSGMTMIVVTHEMGFARTVADKVILMADGRIVESAAPETFFTQPAHPRTRQFLDQILSH, encoded by the coding sequence ATGCAAACAACAACCGCCCCGGATGATGCTGTCATTCAACTCTCTCACGTCAGCAAATGGTACGGGAAATTCCAGGTGCTGGACGATGTCTCACTCAGCGTGAATAAAGGCGAGCGCGTAGTGATTTGCGGCCCTTCTGGTTCCGGGAAATCGACGCTGATCCGCTGCATCAACCGGCTGGAGGAGCATCAAAAAGGCCAGATTGTGGTGAACGGCATCGAAATGAACGACAACGTGCGCAATATCAGCCGGATCCGTCTGAGCATCGGCATGCTGTTTCAGCAGTTTAATCTCTTCCCGCATCTCAGCGTGCTGGATAACCTGATTATCGGCCCGACACTGGTGCGCAAGATGAGCCGCCCACAGGCAACCGAGCTGGCGATGCATTATCTGGAGAAAGTGCATATCGCCAACCAGGCGCATAAATTCCCGTTGCAGCTTTCCGGCGGTCAGCAGCAGCGCGTGGCGATTGCCCGCGCCCTGTGTATGCAGCCGGAAATCATGCTGTTCGATGAGCCAACCTCGGCGCTGGATCCCGAAATGATCAAAGAAGTGCTGGATGTGATGCTCGATCTCGCTGACAGCGGCATGACGATGATTGTGGTGACCCATGAAATGGGTTTTGCCCGCACGGTGGCAGACAAGGTGATTTTGATGGCCGATGGCCGGATTGTTGAATCCGCCGCGCCGGAAACCTTCTTCACGCAACCGGCGCACCCGCGTACCCGCCAGTTCCTCGATCAAATTCTCAGCCATTAA
- a CDS encoding amino acid ABC transporter permease — MQNAVLFWLRRHLFSSPAQTVLTLVLLTLLVWVGSSLLRWGVINAVGFSGSAEQCRAAAGACWAVISEKYRPILFGLYPYDEQWRPALAMLVWFVTIGLTLSPICWHSRVLWPLWIVSLAAMSLLMSGGLFGLKSVPSSDWGGLPLTLLLFSGTVIIGMPVSVILALGRRSPLSFLRGLSVTFIEGLRGVPLITILFVAVNVFPLFLPPDMEVNKLLRIIVGIALFFACYQAEVIRGGLQSVPRGQYEAAAVLNLGYWHTTTKIILPQALRICLPAVTNHIIAAMKNTSFVIIIGLFDVLTATTAVMQDPQWRRYYIETYVFIAGLYLLFGFLLSRYAVWVEGRIDASRNPEGVS, encoded by the coding sequence ATGCAAAACGCCGTGCTTTTCTGGCTGCGACGCCATTTATTCAGTAGCCCCGCCCAGACGGTGCTGACGCTGGTGCTGTTAACGCTGCTGGTGTGGGTGGGTTCATCGCTGCTGCGCTGGGGCGTTATCAATGCCGTGGGGTTTAGCGGCAGCGCCGAACAGTGCCGCGCCGCAGCGGGTGCGTGCTGGGCGGTGATTAGTGAAAAATATCGCCCGATCCTGTTTGGCCTTTACCCCTACGACGAGCAGTGGCGACCGGCGCTGGCGATGCTGGTGTGGTTTGTCACCATTGGCTTAACGCTGTCGCCCATCTGCTGGCATTCGCGCGTGCTCTGGCCGCTGTGGATTGTGTCGCTGGCGGCGATGTCGCTGCTGATGAGCGGCGGGCTGTTTGGGCTGAAATCCGTTCCCTCGTCGGACTGGGGCGGCCTGCCGCTGACGCTGCTGCTCTTTTCCGGCACGGTTATTATCGGTATGCCGGTGTCGGTCATTCTGGCGCTGGGTCGCCGTTCGCCGCTCTCTTTCTTACGCGGCCTTTCCGTGACGTTTATTGAAGGGCTGCGCGGCGTGCCGCTGATTACGATTTTGTTTGTGGCGGTGAATGTCTTTCCGCTGTTTTTGCCACCGGATATGGAAGTCAACAAACTGCTGCGCATTATCGTCGGCATTGCGCTGTTTTTCGCCTGTTACCAGGCGGAGGTGATTCGCGGCGGCTTGCAGTCCGTGCCGCGCGGGCAGTATGAAGCGGCGGCGGTGCTTAATCTTGGCTACTGGCACACCACCACCAAAATTATTCTGCCGCAGGCGCTGCGCATCTGCCTGCCTGCGGTGACCAACCATATTATTGCGGCCATGAAAAACACCTCGTTTGTGATAATCATCGGCCTGTTTGATGTGCTGACGGCAACCACGGCAGTAATGCAGGATCCGCAGTGGCGGCGCTACTACATTGAAACCTATGTGTTTATTGCCGGTTTGTACTTATTGTTTGGCTTTTTGCTTTCCCGCTATGCGGTGTGGGTAGAAGGACGCATTGACGCCAGCCGCAACCCTGAAGGAGTTTCCTGA
- a CDS encoding MmgE/PrpD family protein: MTIARQLAGNLLAFSRQDFPEAAYAQARTAIIDTLGVTLAGGAQSGAEKLRAVIVPTAASGYSRVFGTDLRLNALDAALLNGVAAHLLDFDDSNSWLHGHISVAVLPALLALADEREINGEALLRAYITGYETAVRMGKAVSPFQYRHGWHPTTTVGVFAGVAACAVVLDLNEEQTATALAMTASLASGIKSNFGSETKALVVGQAARSAVMACKLAKEGFSAGATAFEHQQGYFHVFNGKENVDPQPLTERWAVTPFILDTVKSNNYKYFPCCYAILSPLDGVLALREETGLQPETIASIAVKVHPIRFPHINIPKPANPLAGKFSLHYCVARAFVTGTLTLDDFIDETRFNDPVTQTLMHKVTLDKHDEEITHSAFVTMTTTDGRLFSQRVAGARGSSPALPLPDNLIEQKFLDCASRVLSKDAAQALYQRLLRDDYQ, from the coding sequence ATGACCATTGCCCGACAACTGGCCGGTAATCTGCTGGCGTTTTCCCGGCAGGATTTTCCCGAGGCGGCTTACGCCCAGGCGCGCACCGCGATTATTGATACGTTAGGCGTGACCCTTGCAGGCGGCGCGCAATCCGGCGCGGAAAAACTGCGTGCGGTTATTGTCCCCACCGCGGCCAGCGGCTACAGCCGCGTTTTCGGCACCGATCTGCGGCTTAACGCGTTAGATGCCGCGCTGTTAAACGGTGTCGCTGCTCATCTGCTCGATTTCGATGATTCCAACTCCTGGCTGCACGGCCATATCTCCGTGGCGGTATTGCCTGCGCTGCTGGCACTGGCGGATGAGCGGGAAATAAATGGCGAGGCGCTGCTGCGAGCTTATATCACCGGGTATGAAACCGCCGTGCGCATGGGCAAAGCAGTCAGCCCGTTCCAGTATCGCCACGGCTGGCACCCGACCACCACCGTCGGCGTTTTTGCCGGTGTGGCGGCCTGCGCAGTGGTGCTGGATCTTAATGAAGAACAAACCGCCACGGCGCTGGCGATGACCGCCTCGCTGGCGTCGGGCATTAAATCGAATTTCGGCAGTGAAACCAAAGCGCTGGTAGTCGGCCAGGCGGCACGCAGCGCGGTAATGGCCTGCAAACTGGCGAAAGAGGGTTTCAGCGCCGGGGCGACCGCTTTTGAACATCAGCAGGGCTATTTCCATGTCTTTAACGGTAAAGAAAATGTCGATCCGCAGCCGTTGACGGAACGCTGGGCGGTAACGCCGTTTATTCTCGATACCGTGAAGAGTAACAACTACAAATACTTCCCCTGCTGCTACGCTATTTTGTCGCCACTCGACGGCGTGCTGGCGCTGCGGGAGGAAACCGGACTGCAACCGGAAACCATCGCCAGTATTGCGGTGAAGGTGCACCCGATTCGCTTCCCGCATATCAATATCCCTAAGCCAGCCAACCCGCTGGCCGGCAAGTTCAGCCTGCATTACTGCGTGGCGCGCGCCTTCGTTACCGGCACGCTGACGCTGGATGATTTTATCGACGAGACGCGTTTTAACGACCCTGTGACGCAGACACTTATGCATAAGGTGACACTCGATAAACATGATGAAGAAATTACGCACAGCGCCTTTGTCACGATGACCACTACCGATGGGCGGCTGTTCAGCCAGCGCGTGGCCGGTGCGCGCGGCTCCAGCCCGGCTCTCCCGTTGCCGGATAATTTGATTGAACAGAAGTTTCTCGATTGCGCCAGCCGCGTACTGTCAAAGGACGCCGCGCAGGCGCTGTATCAACGTTTGCTGCGCGATGATTATCAATAA